The following coding sequences are from one Bos indicus x Bos taurus breed Angus x Brahman F1 hybrid chromosome 5, Bos_hybrid_MaternalHap_v2.0, whole genome shotgun sequence window:
- the MAFF gene encoding transcription factor MafF, which produces MSVDPLSSKALKIKRELSENTPHLSDEALMGLSVRELNRHLRGLSAEEVTRLKQRRRTLKNRGYAASCRVKRVCQKEELQKQKSELEREVDKLARENAAMRLELDALRGKCEALQGFARSVAAARGPAALVAPASVITIVKSAPSPGPGPAPGPGPASGPGPAPGPAPAACS; this is translated from the exons ATGTCTGTGGATCCCTTATCCAGCAAAGCGCTGAAG ATCAAGCGTGAGCTGAGCGAAAACACGCCGCACCTGTCGGACGAAGCGCTGATGGGGCTGTCTGTGCGCGAGCTGAACCGGCACCTGCGAGGGCTCTCGGCCGAGGAGGTGACGCGGCTCAAGCAGCGGCGCCGCACACTCAAGAACCGCGGCTACGCGGCCAGCTGCCGCGTGAAGCGCGTGTGCCAGAAGGAGGAGCTGCAGAAGCAGAAGTCGGAGCTGGAGCGCGAGGTGGACAAGCTGGCGCGCGAGAACGCCGCCATGCGCTTGGAGCTCGACGCGCTGCGCGGCAAGTGCGAGGCGCTGCAGGGCTTCGCGCGCTCGGTGGCCGCCGCCCGCGGGCCCGCGGCGCTGGTGGCGCCGGCCAGCGTCATCACTATCGTCAAGTCGGCCCCGAGCCCCGGCCCGGGCCCCGCCCCTGGCCCGGGCCCCGCCTCCGGcccgggccccgcccccggccccgcccccgccgcctgcTCCTAG